Proteins encoded by one window of Psychromonas sp. L1A2:
- a CDS encoding ATP-binding protein — protein sequence MKNTFSSFFKLTFRIKIFLLLFGLLMLQMPVMVWHFESTLYKSIKHQVGTRALIQAKEISSDPVLIKQIVSKDLVALNININRLSAISDASFIVIGDENGIRLSHPVEDRIGFPMRGGDNAGALERGESYISLREGSLGYGVRGKAPIFDSEHNIIGVISVGYLLNRFDQWIDVYMTPLLIEVFSLFALTLAAAWGFSHHIQKKMNMMEPEEIALALNLQNTILSSVYEGVIAIDREGYFLTMNKSARKLLSAEYDINYLKTRKIFEYVSNSEFFFRQPLNESLKDEMIRLNEYSLIANRVAIFKKNELIGWVVSFREKSDIESLTNELTQVQQHTDTLRVLRHEFSNRLATISGLIQMGRLDEVQQLIAQENTSKQKLLDFIHQHIHLPQVAGLLLGKSLRAKELNISLMFDSTCQLYPLNSTLSETELCAILGNLIDNAFDATQNNPNSNCIINVLITDAGDDLVIEISDNGTGLAPDLMNEIWKKGVSNKQDRYNHGIGLYLVHRYVTHANGFILVDNAEPQGCIFSVFIPNHCKKDPINIEGKLNGSH from the coding sequence ATGAAAAATACTTTTTCTTCTTTCTTTAAATTGACCTTTCGCATCAAAATATTTTTATTATTATTTGGTCTACTTATGCTGCAAATGCCAGTGATGGTATGGCATTTTGAAAGTACATTATATAAATCTATCAAACATCAAGTGGGCACTCGCGCACTTATCCAAGCTAAAGAAATTTCCAGTGACCCCGTGCTCATTAAACAAATTGTGTCAAAAGATCTGGTCGCTCTAAATATTAATATCAATCGATTATCAGCGATTTCAGATGCCAGTTTTATTGTGATTGGTGATGAAAATGGCATTCGCTTATCACATCCGGTAGAGGATCGTATTGGTTTTCCAATGAGAGGTGGTGATAACGCCGGTGCGCTAGAGCGTGGTGAGTCTTATATCTCCTTAAGGGAAGGTAGTTTAGGCTATGGAGTGCGGGGAAAGGCTCCTATTTTTGATAGTGAGCATAATATCATTGGAGTTATTTCTGTTGGTTATTTACTGAACCGTTTTGACCAATGGATTGATGTGTATATGACACCTTTGCTTATCGAGGTGTTTAGTCTTTTTGCGCTCACCTTAGCCGCCGCATGGGGGTTTTCTCATCATATTCAGAAAAAAATGAATATGATGGAGCCAGAAGAAATTGCTCTTGCATTGAACTTACAAAATACAATTTTAAGTTCAGTATATGAAGGTGTCATTGCCATCGATCGAGAAGGTTATTTCCTCACTATGAATAAGTCGGCACGTAAATTATTGAGCGCTGAGTATGATATTAACTACCTAAAAACACGGAAAATTTTTGAATATGTTTCAAACTCAGAATTCTTTTTTCGTCAGCCACTGAATGAAAGCCTAAAAGATGAAATGATCCGTTTGAATGAATACAGTTTAATCGCCAACCGCGTTGCTATTTTTAAAAAAAATGAGCTGATTGGTTGGGTTGTTAGTTTTCGTGAAAAAAGTGATATTGAGTCTCTTACCAACGAGCTTACCCAAGTTCAGCAACACACCGATACGTTACGAGTATTACGACATGAGTTTTCTAATCGTTTGGCTACCATCTCTGGTTTGATTCAAATGGGTAGATTAGATGAAGTACAGCAATTGATTGCACAGGAAAATACCAGTAAACAAAAATTGCTAGATTTCATTCATCAGCATATTCATTTACCACAAGTTGCAGGTTTATTATTAGGAAAATCATTACGCGCAAAAGAATTGAATATTTCATTGATGTTTGACTCTACTTGCCAACTCTATCCACTTAATTCAACATTAAGCGAAACTGAATTGTGTGCAATCCTGGGTAACTTAATCGATAATGCCTTCGATGCTACTCAGAATAACCCTAATAGTAACTGTATTATTAACGTTTTAATCACTGATGCAGGCGATGATTTGGTGATTGAAATAAGTGATAACGGTACTGGTCTAGCGCCTGATTTAATGAATGAAATCTGGAAGAAAGGTGTCTCCAATAAACAAGACCGTTATAATCATGGCATTGGTTTATATTTAGTTCACCGCTATGTCACTCATGCTAATGGTTTTATACTCGTTGATAATGCGGAGCCACAAGGTTGTATCTTTTCTGTCTTTATCCCCAACCATTGTAAAAAAGACCCAATCAATATAGAAGGTAAACTAAATGGATCTCATTGA
- a CDS encoding tripartite tricarboxylate transporter permease has translation MDILTNLMNGFSVALQPYYLFLILVGGILGTVIGMLPGLGPATGVAILLPMTFSMGPTASLITMMGVYIGAMFGGSRSSILINTPGDGAALAATFDGYPMAMKGKAESALAISAIASLIGGTIAAILMTLMAEPVAGLAIKFGPAEYFLLMVAALSMTVSMSKGNMLKGFLSMCIGLAISTVGIDGQSGLQRFTFGVLELQTGIDFLVVIIGIYALGEVFKSFRTLSEGGKKAQTKFKRIWISKEEWKRSKWPILRSAPVGFIIGALPGAGGTMASLMCYNNEKQLSKNKEEFGHGAIEGLAAPESANNAASIGAMIPMLSLGVPGSGTTAVMMGALLMLGIQPGPLLFAQHPDTAWGLIASMFVANVILAIVNIPLAGVLVRLLAIPPKVLYPIVLSLAFVGCYAISASVVDFYILIILGVAGVIMGRLDIPTSPMILAAIVGGQMEQSFRQGYRISNQDLSVFMNSGIAKGLLVVILLSILLPIISAIRAKAAERKVAA, from the coding sequence ATGGATATTTTAACGAATTTAATGAATGGCTTTAGCGTTGCTCTTCAGCCTTATTACTTATTTTTAATCTTAGTTGGCGGTATTTTAGGGACTGTGATTGGCATGCTTCCTGGACTTGGCCCTGCAACTGGCGTCGCTATTTTATTACCAATGACGTTTTCAATGGGACCAACCGCTTCACTTATCACCATGATGGGCGTTTATATCGGCGCCATGTTTGGAGGTTCTCGGAGCTCAATTTTAATTAATACCCCTGGTGATGGTGCGGCATTGGCGGCAACCTTTGATGGGTACCCCATGGCAATGAAAGGCAAAGCAGAATCCGCACTCGCAATATCAGCTATTGCATCTTTAATTGGCGGTACTATTGCGGCAATATTAATGACGTTAATGGCGGAGCCGGTTGCTGGTTTAGCTATTAAATTTGGTCCCGCTGAATACTTTTTATTAATGGTCGCCGCACTTTCTATGACGGTCTCTATGTCGAAAGGGAACATGCTGAAAGGCTTTTTATCGATGTGCATTGGACTCGCGATATCGACGGTAGGAATTGACGGACAATCAGGCTTACAACGCTTTACTTTTGGAGTGTTAGAGCTGCAAACGGGTATCGACTTCTTAGTGGTTATTATTGGTATTTATGCTTTAGGTGAGGTCTTTAAAAGTTTCCGAACCTTGAGTGAAGGAGGCAAAAAAGCCCAAACTAAGTTTAAAAGAATTTGGATAAGCAAAGAAGAATGGAAACGTTCAAAGTGGCCTATTCTTCGTAGTGCACCTGTTGGCTTTATTATTGGTGCACTCCCTGGTGCGGGCGGCACGATGGCATCGCTGATGTGTTACAACAACGAAAAGCAATTATCTAAAAATAAAGAAGAATTTGGCCATGGCGCAATTGAAGGATTAGCAGCACCAGAGTCAGCTAACAATGCCGCTTCTATTGGTGCGATGATTCCAATGTTATCGCTGGGTGTTCCGGGATCGGGAACCACTGCGGTAATGATGGGCGCGTTATTAATGCTTGGTATTCAACCTGGGCCACTCTTGTTTGCTCAGCATCCTGATACAGCTTGGGGCTTAATCGCGAGTATGTTTGTTGCTAATGTGATTCTAGCTATTGTGAATATTCCACTTGCTGGTGTATTGGTACGTTTGCTAGCGATTCCGCCAAAAGTACTTTATCCAATCGTACTTAGCTTAGCTTTTGTAGGTTGTTATGCAATCAGTGCTTCTGTTGTCGATTTCTATATCTTAATCATTTTAGGTGTTGCAGGGGTTATCATGGGACGTCTTGATATACCAACTTCTCCAATGATTTTAGCAGCCATTGTCGGTGGACAAATGGAGCAATCATTCCGTCAGGGTTACAGAATATCGAACCAAGACCTAAGTGTTTTTATGAACTCTGGTATCGCTAAAGGATTATTAGTCGTGATATTACTATCGATATTGTTACCTATTATTAGTGCTATTCGAGCGAAAGCCGCTGAAAGAAAGGTAGCAGCTTAA
- a CDS encoding tripartite tricarboxylate transporter TctB family protein, which yields MSNIKSNWDGLTGLFSITFGLAYGGYAYSLPQPMFGNPLEAIFLPLTVSAIAIFIGILLILTGGITPSITAIKALLNESPQRKEDRRKIAITCVICIFYAMLFEHVGYVISTSLFMFSTLTVTCGKGFWKKSALISIIFAGGIFITFNELLSVNLPPFPFFN from the coding sequence GTGTCAAATATAAAATCAAATTGGGATGGTCTAACAGGACTATTTAGTATCACATTTGGCCTTGCTTACGGAGGGTATGCGTATAGCTTACCTCAGCCAATGTTTGGTAATCCATTAGAGGCTATTTTCTTACCACTTACCGTATCGGCTATCGCTATCTTTATTGGCATTTTACTGATCCTAACTGGTGGAATCACGCCTTCAATAACGGCTATCAAGGCATTATTAAATGAAAGCCCACAACGAAAAGAGGATCGCAGAAAAATAGCCATTACTTGTGTTATTTGTATTTTTTACGCGATGTTATTTGAACATGTTGGTTACGTGATAAGTACCTCTTTATTTATGTTTTCAACGTTGACGGTGACTTGCGGTAAAGGTTTTTGGAAAAAAAGCGCTTTAATTTCAATTATTTTTGCTGGTGGTATTTTTATTACTTTTAATGAATTGCTGTCAGTTAACCTCCCTCCATTCCCATTTTTTAATTAA
- a CDS encoding Bug family tripartite tricarboxylate transporter substrate binding protein — protein sequence MIKLKQLLTSAVIATTTLLSVNSAMAADYPPHTINMVAPSGAGGGWDLTIRTVGKVLKDTGLVDANMPVVNRPGGGGAVNLAYMQTQKGKGDLISVYSPPILLTNLTGLTQYSYKDTTPIARLITDYAAFVVPENSKYKTIKEVMDALKKDPKSVKIGGTSAAGSMDHIQFLLVAKAAGVENLRNIDYISFQNGSLIAQALGGHVDLISTGLGDVAGLVESGKLHALAQTADKRIGSGLIAEIPTVKEEGIDVTFENWRGLFGPKDMPEEAVAYWRDALQKMVETTEWKEALKRNGWDNAYQNDQDFTTFLGKTNEQYKGLIKEVFGR from the coding sequence TCCTCATACTATTAATATGGTTGCGCCTTCAGGTGCTGGTGGCGGTTGGGATTTAACCATTCGTACTGTAGGTAAAGTGTTAAAGGATACAGGTCTTGTTGATGCCAATATGCCTGTAGTAAATCGTCCCGGTGGTGGTGGTGCTGTTAACTTAGCTTACATGCAAACTCAAAAAGGCAAAGGCGATCTTATTTCAGTATATTCTCCGCCTATTTTGCTAACTAACTTAACCGGGCTGACTCAATACAGTTATAAAGATACAACGCCTATTGCTCGTCTTATCACTGACTATGCTGCTTTTGTAGTGCCAGAAAATTCAAAATACAAAACCATTAAAGAAGTTATGGACGCGCTTAAAAAAGATCCTAAATCGGTCAAAATTGGTGGAACATCTGCCGCAGGATCAATGGATCATATTCAATTCTTATTAGTGGCTAAAGCTGCCGGTGTTGAAAATCTTCGTAACATTGATTATATCTCTTTTCAAAACGGTAGCTTAATCGCACAAGCGCTGGGTGGTCATGTTGACCTTATTTCTACTGGTTTAGGTGATGTAGCGGGGCTGGTTGAAAGTGGAAAATTACACGCGTTAGCACAAACGGCAGACAAGCGTATTGGTAGTGGCTTAATCGCGGAAATTCCAACAGTAAAAGAAGAAGGTATTGATGTCACGTTTGAAAACTGGCGCGGTTTATTTGGCCCTAAAGATATGCCAGAAGAAGCGGTTGCGTATTGGCGTGATGCTTTACAGAAAATGGTTGAAACAACTGAATGGAAAGAAGCTCTGAAACGGAATGGTTGGGACAATGCTTACCAAAATGACCAAGACTTCACCACGTTCCTAGGCAAAACTAATGAACAATATAAAGGATTGATTAAAGAAGTATTTGGTCGATAA